In the Vitis vinifera cultivar Pinot Noir 40024 chromosome 2, ASM3070453v1 genome, one interval contains:
- the LOC100259474 gene encoding probable enoyl-CoA hydratase 2, mitochondrial, with product MGVFAISLYHHCRRNFSFNYHYQSCRTLILQSAFESVRVQRLSHDDSGIVEVHLDRPEAKNAIGKEMLGGLQNIFEAINRDASANVVMLSSSVPRVFCAGADLKERKTMNPSETRFFVNSLRSTFSLLEALHVPTIAVIEGAALGGGLEMALSCDLRICGEDAVLGLPETGLAIIPGAGGTQRLSRLVGKSIAKELIFTGRKVGGRDAMSVGLVNYCVPAGEAHLKALEIAQHINQKGPLALRMAKRAINEGLELDMESALALEEECYEQLLNTKDRLEGLAAFAEKRKPRYNGE from the exons ATGGGTGTGTTCGCTATATCTCTCTATCACCACTGCCGCAGAAATTTCTCATTCAACTACCATTACCAGAGTTGTAGAACTCTCATATTGCAGTCTGCTTTTGAATCAGTTAGAGTCCAGAGACTTTCCCACGACGATTCTG GTATTGTTGAGGTTCACTTGGATCGGCCTGAAGCCAAGAATGCCATTGGGAAGGAGATGCTGGGAGGTTTGCAAAACATTTTTGAAGCTATTAACAGAGACGCGTCTGCTAATGTTGTCATGCTAAGTAGTTCAGTTCCCAGGGTATTCTGTGCAGGTGCTGATTTGAAG GAACGCAAAACAATGAATCCTTCTGAGACTCGGTTTTTTGTCAACTCATTGCGCTCCACATTCTCATTATTAGAG GCACTCCATGTTCCTACTATTGCTGTTATTGAAGGAGCAGCACTGGGTGGTGGGCTAGAAATGGCTCTATCATGTGATCTTCGGATTTGTG GAGAAGATGCGGTATTGGGCTTACCAGAAACAGGACTTGCTATAATTCCTGG GGCTGGTGGAACTCAAAGACTTTCAAGATTGGTTGGAAAATCAATTGCAAAGGAACTCATATTCACTGGTCGGAAAGTTGGTGGCAGGGATGCAATGTCAGTAG GATTAGTCAATTACTGTGTTCCTGCTGGTGAAGCTCATTTGAAGGCACTTGAAATTGCTCAGCATATAAATCAGAAG GGTCCATTAGCATTGCGGATGGCAAAACGAGCTATCAATGAGGGGCTCGAGTTAGATATGGAATCGGCTTTGGCATTGGAAGAAGAGTGTTATGAACAACTTCTGAACACAAAAGATCGCTTAGAAGGTTTGGCAGCCTTTGCCGAGAAGCGGAAGCCCAGATATAATGGTGAATAA